A genome region from Halarchaeum grantii includes the following:
- a CDS encoding TIGR03571 family LLM class oxidoreductase, whose translation METPNRGYERLFGGDDLTVGATFPLTGTREERPDVARELALAERLEDLGFDGLWARDVPTYWPEFRDAGQTFDPWTWLSQVAARTEAVALGTASIVLPLRHPLHVAKSAASLDRLSDGRLVLGVASGDRPPEYEAFGVSEAERGAAFRESVRVLRAAWTTDFPEVETRWGRMDGTLDVVPKPTRGDLPLLVTGNSRQSREWIAEHGDGWLFYHLPDDTLRDYLDDWRARTDAPFVTTCTVELADDPDAPPEHVNQGFRAGAAWFREYFRDLDRWGVDHVLVGVTGDDRERAYERVASDVLDAL comes from the coding sequence ATGGAGACGCCGAATCGCGGCTACGAACGCCTCTTCGGGGGCGACGACCTGACGGTCGGCGCGACGTTCCCGCTCACGGGCACACGCGAGGAGCGCCCGGACGTGGCGCGCGAGTTGGCGCTCGCCGAGCGCCTCGAGGACCTCGGCTTCGACGGCCTGTGGGCGCGCGACGTGCCGACTTACTGGCCGGAGTTCCGGGACGCCGGCCAGACGTTCGACCCGTGGACGTGGCTCTCGCAGGTCGCCGCACGCACCGAGGCGGTCGCGCTCGGGACGGCGAGTATCGTCCTCCCGCTCCGTCACCCGCTCCACGTCGCGAAGAGCGCGGCGAGCCTCGACCGCCTCTCGGACGGCCGCCTCGTCCTCGGCGTGGCGTCGGGCGACCGCCCGCCCGAGTACGAGGCGTTCGGTGTGAGCGAGGCCGAACGCGGTGCGGCGTTCCGCGAGAGCGTCCGTGTCCTGCGGGCGGCGTGGACGACCGATTTTCCCGAGGTGGAGACGCGCTGGGGGCGAATGGACGGGACGCTCGACGTCGTGCCGAAGCCCACTCGGGGCGATCTCCCGCTCCTGGTGACGGGGAACAGCCGCCAGTCCCGCGAGTGGATCGCCGAGCACGGTGACGGCTGGCTCTTCTACCACCTCCCCGACGACACCCTCCGGGACTACCTCGACGACTGGCGCGCGCGCACGGACGCGCCCTTCGTCACGACCTGCACGGTCGAGTTGGCCGACGACCCCGACGCGCCCCCGGAGCACGTGAATCAGGGCTTTCGCGCGGGCGCGGCGTGGTTCCGCGAGTACTTCCGCGACCTCGACCGGTGGGGCGTCGATCACGTCCTCGTCGGGGTGACGGGTGACGACCGCGAACGCGCGTACGAACGCGTCGCCAGCGACGTCCTCGACGCGCTCTGA
- the thiD gene encoding bifunctional hydroxymethylpyrimidine kinase/phosphomethylpyrimidine kinase has protein sequence MTRRAAPVDYPVALTVAGSDSGGAAGIQADLKTMEACGAYGTSVVTSVTAQNTRGVHGVHHLPPADVAAQLDAVRDDYDVRAVKTGMLGRSDTLETVVEGVAEIDAPVVVDPVLVATSGDALADDRVEAAYETLFAHAALLTPNADEAETLTGVDIESRVDARVAGERLREQGADAALVTGGDPYVEDDRDIAVDVLVTADDVRVFEHERVETARTHGSGCTLSSAIAARLATGDDLDTAVEAGIEHVARAVRYPHAVGTETGSVHHLAALRDDADRHATVEAVRALRAEHGDASVAGATPYAESAADVAAPDASGVVRFDVPSRPGELLLAAREHDPSLRYAATVPYDAETWGEDGARTCAPDPSLPPDERVARAFDVCADAPVLVDPSECDGDAATCFAADVAALRERLP, from the coding sequence GTGACGCGCCGCGCCGCACCCGTCGACTACCCCGTCGCACTCACCGTCGCCGGGAGCGACTCGGGCGGCGCGGCCGGCATTCAGGCCGACCTCAAGACGATGGAGGCCTGTGGGGCCTACGGAACGAGCGTCGTCACGAGCGTCACCGCGCAGAACACGCGCGGCGTCCACGGCGTCCACCACCTCCCGCCCGCCGACGTCGCCGCGCAACTCGACGCCGTCCGCGACGACTACGACGTCCGTGCCGTCAAGACCGGGATGCTCGGCCGGTCGGACACCCTCGAAACCGTCGTCGAGGGGGTCGCGGAAATCGACGCCCCCGTCGTCGTCGACCCCGTTCTCGTCGCGACGTCGGGCGACGCGCTCGCCGACGACCGAGTCGAGGCCGCCTACGAGACGCTGTTCGCGCACGCGGCGCTCCTCACCCCGAACGCCGACGAGGCCGAGACGCTCACCGGGGTCGACATCGAGAGCCGCGTCGACGCCCGCGTCGCCGGCGAGCGCCTCCGCGAGCAGGGCGCCGACGCCGCCCTCGTCACCGGCGGTGACCCCTACGTCGAGGACGACCGCGACATCGCCGTGGACGTCCTCGTCACCGCCGACGACGTCCGCGTCTTCGAGCACGAGCGCGTCGAAACGGCCCGCACGCACGGCTCCGGCTGTACGCTCTCCAGCGCCATCGCCGCGCGCCTCGCCACCGGCGACGACCTCGACACCGCCGTCGAAGCCGGCATCGAGCACGTCGCGCGCGCCGTCCGCTACCCGCACGCCGTCGGCACCGAAACCGGGAGCGTCCACCACCTCGCCGCGCTCCGCGACGACGCCGACCGCCACGCCACCGTCGAGGCCGTCCGTGCCCTCCGTGCCGAGCACGGCGACGCGAGCGTGGCGGGCGCGACCCCGTACGCCGAATCCGCAGCCGACGTCGCCGCGCCCGACGCGAGCGGCGTCGTTCGCTTCGACGTGCCGAGTCGCCCCGGCGAACTCCTCCTCGCCGCCCGCGAGCACGACCCGTCGCTTCGCTACGCAGCCACCGTCCCGTACGACGCGGAGACGTGGGGCGAAGACGGCGCGCGCACCTGCGCGCCCGACCCCTCACTCCCGCCGGACGAACGCGTCGCTCGCGCCTTCGACGTCTGTGCGGACGCACCCGTCCTCGTCGACCCGAGCGAGTGCGACGGCGACGCCGCGACGTGCTTCGCGGCCGACGTCGCGGCGCTCCGCGAGCGCCTCCCCTAG
- a CDS encoding urease accessory protein UreD has protein sequence MATEEAAGASDASALPEAPADAGERAFPPEFEAYVDEPLAQTAVGAPGKVGELEARFARDDGGKTRLVEDYARVPYHLSGTLGHDRGRPDGTTVYVQSPTGGVAQGDRNRMALRAETDALAHVSTQSATKVLAMNANCARVDQTFVVGDGAHLEYVPEQTILHDGARYCQETAVTLGRDATVFLTETVVPGRLAREEAFEFERYYARTTVDGPDGRLLADTTHLAPGDPHADPRRAGVLDDYAVFGTAYLATTRDVDCESLSERLHGRASDTVARAAASTLPKDAGVVVRALGDRASDVRAALHAAWDASSRALRDAPAPDQRKN, from the coding sequence ATGGCGACCGAGGAGGCGGCGGGCGCGTCGGACGCGAGCGCGCTCCCCGAGGCGCCGGCGGATGCGGGCGAGCGCGCGTTCCCGCCGGAGTTCGAGGCGTACGTCGACGAACCGCTCGCGCAGACGGCGGTCGGCGCGCCCGGAAAGGTCGGCGAACTCGAAGCGCGTTTCGCGCGCGACGACGGCGGGAAGACGCGGCTCGTCGAGGATTACGCGCGCGTCCCCTACCACCTGAGCGGGACGCTCGGTCACGACCGCGGGCGGCCGGACGGCACGACCGTCTACGTGCAGAGCCCGACCGGTGGCGTCGCGCAGGGCGACCGGAACCGGATGGCTCTGCGTGCCGAAACGGACGCGCTCGCGCACGTGAGCACGCAGAGCGCGACGAAGGTGCTCGCGATGAACGCGAACTGCGCGCGCGTCGACCAGACGTTCGTCGTCGGCGACGGCGCGCACCTCGAGTACGTCCCCGAGCAGACGATTCTCCACGATGGCGCGCGCTACTGTCAGGAGACGGCGGTGACGCTCGGACGGGACGCGACGGTCTTCCTCACGGAGACGGTGGTTCCGGGTCGCCTCGCGCGCGAGGAGGCCTTCGAGTTCGAGCGCTACTACGCGCGCACGACCGTCGACGGCCCCGACGGGCGCCTCCTCGCCGATACGACGCATCTCGCGCCGGGCGACCCGCACGCGGACCCCCGGCGCGCGGGCGTCCTCGACGACTACGCGGTCTTCGGGACGGCGTACCTCGCGACGACGCGCGACGTCGACTGCGAGTCGTTGAGCGAGCGCCTGCACGGGCGCGCGAGCGACACGGTGGCGCGCGCGGCGGCGTCCACGCTCCCGAAGGACGCGGGCGTCGTGGTGCGCGCGCTCGGCGACCGGGCGAGCGACGTTCGGGCGGCGCTCCACGCGGCGTGGGACGCGAGCAGTCGCGCGCTCCGTGACGCGCCCGCGCCCGACCAGCGGAAGAACTAG
- a CDS encoding ribbon-helix-helix domain-containing protein, which yields MVKSTVRFPEEVLDAVEELVERDLFTNRSEFQRFAVECILAQVDEEYEPQMLDYDELYSEVFPEESTDDPAGVPDAASMEEEFLQTAARVRQFAMRGEIETAEELVDTRYSPADPRALLLEDFLAGYRD from the coding sequence ATGGTCAAGTCCACGGTGCGGTTCCCGGAGGAGGTGCTCGATGCCGTGGAGGAACTCGTCGAGCGTGACCTCTTCACGAACCGCTCGGAGTTCCAGCGCTTCGCCGTTGAGTGCATCCTCGCGCAGGTGGACGAGGAGTACGAGCCACAGATGCTCGACTACGACGAACTCTACTCGGAGGTCTTCCCCGAGGAGTCCACGGACGACCCCGCCGGCGTCCCGGACGCGGCGTCGATGGAGGAGGAGTTCCTACAGACGGCGGCGCGCGTCCGGCAGTTCGCGATGCGCGGCGAGATCGAGACCGCGGAGGAACTCGTCGACACGCGCTATTCGCCGGCCGACCCGCGCGCCCTGCTCCTCGAGGACTTCCTCGCGGGCTATCGCGACTAG
- a CDS encoding nitrite/sulfite reductase, which yields MAHKKEDVKGELYGDAVREKIEEFAADGWESIPEDEREEWFTRFKFWGLFHQRSGQESYFMMRLNNCGGVLKPEQLRAIAEVADEYARGPVENPRWGNGWIDYTTRQSIQLHWLKLEDVPEIWEKLESVGVSSRSAGGDTMRNISGCPVAGKDADEYVPTRDLLDEIEEGIRGDDALANLPRKFNISVTGCTVGCAQDSINDVALEPAHRPVDGEHTKGFNVRVGGGLGGREPRKARSLDLFVTPEHAYDTVRAFVELYHEEGNRQNRNKNRARFFVDEWGTEEIREELDERLDFELMHAGTDFRGEYTYNAGKRDEEGKHDHVGVHDQTDELSFVGVSVPVGRMPATDALELADLADRYGSGEVRLSRRQNPLIMDVPDERVPDLLEEPLLETYSPDPNVFTRGGMACTGTEFCSIALAETKTRMAETLQWLQRTVEVPDDVTQLKIHCSGCTADCGQAMSADIGLQGMRARKDGEMVEAMDVGVGGSIGEEPSFIEWVHQRVPADEVPGLLANIVETYVEMRNDEQTFREWVAATGNETIAELAEPEETDYTDPCLTDAKQSWYPFDSGDGPAPTAADGTPLEAQSDD from the coding sequence ATGGCACACAAGAAGGAAGACGTCAAGGGCGAGCTGTACGGCGACGCGGTCAGGGAGAAGATAGAGGAGTTTGCGGCGGACGGCTGGGAGTCCATCCCCGAGGACGAGCGCGAGGAGTGGTTCACCCGCTTCAAGTTCTGGGGGCTCTTCCACCAGCGCAGCGGGCAGGAGAGCTACTTCATGATGCGCCTCAACAACTGCGGGGGCGTGCTGAAGCCCGAGCAGTTGCGCGCCATCGCGGAGGTCGCCGACGAGTACGCGCGCGGCCCCGTTGAGAACCCGCGCTGGGGGAACGGCTGGATCGACTACACGACCCGCCAGTCCATCCAGCTCCACTGGCTGAAACTCGAGGACGTCCCCGAAATCTGGGAGAAACTCGAGTCCGTCGGCGTCTCCAGTCGCTCGGCGGGCGGCGACACGATGCGCAACATCTCGGGCTGCCCGGTCGCCGGGAAGGACGCCGACGAGTACGTCCCGACGCGCGACCTCCTCGACGAGATCGAGGAGGGGATCCGGGGCGATGACGCGCTCGCGAACCTCCCGCGCAAGTTCAACATCTCCGTGACGGGCTGCACGGTAGGGTGCGCGCAGGACTCCATCAACGACGTCGCCTTGGAGCCCGCTCACCGGCCGGTGGACGGCGAGCACACGAAGGGGTTCAACGTCCGCGTCGGCGGCGGCCTCGGCGGGCGCGAACCCCGGAAGGCGCGCTCGCTCGACCTCTTCGTCACCCCGGAGCACGCCTACGACACCGTCCGCGCGTTCGTCGAGCTCTACCACGAGGAGGGGAACAGGCAGAACCGGAACAAGAACCGCGCGCGCTTCTTCGTCGACGAGTGGGGGACGGAGGAGATCCGCGAGGAACTCGACGAGCGCCTCGACTTCGAGCTCATGCACGCGGGCACGGACTTCCGGGGCGAATACACCTACAACGCCGGCAAGCGCGACGAGGAGGGGAAGCACGACCACGTCGGCGTCCACGACCAGACCGACGAGCTGAGCTTCGTCGGCGTCAGCGTCCCCGTCGGGCGGATGCCCGCGACGGACGCGCTCGAACTCGCGGACCTCGCGGACCGCTACGGGAGCGGGGAAGTCCGGCTCTCGCGCCGGCAGAACCCGCTCATCATGGACGTCCCGGACGAGCGCGTCCCCGACCTCCTCGAGGAACCGCTCCTTGAGACGTACTCGCCGGACCCGAACGTCTTCACGCGCGGCGGGATGGCGTGTACGGGCACCGAGTTCTGCTCCATCGCGCTCGCGGAGACGAAGACGCGGATGGCGGAGACCCTCCAGTGGCTCCAGCGCACCGTCGAGGTGCCCGACGACGTGACGCAGCTGAAGATCCACTGCTCGGGCTGTACGGCTGACTGCGGGCAGGCGATGAGCGCGGACATCGGCCTGCAGGGGATGCGCGCCCGGAAGGACGGCGAGATGGTCGAGGCGATGGACGTCGGCGTCGGCGGGAGCATCGGCGAGGAGCCGAGCTTCATCGAGTGGGTCCACCAGCGCGTCCCCGCCGACGAGGTGCCGGGCCTCCTCGCGAACATCGTCGAGACGTACGTCGAGATGCGCAACGACGAGCAGACGTTCCGCGAGTGGGTGGCGGCGACCGGCAACGAGACCATCGCCGAACTCGCCGAGCCCGAGGAGACCGACTACACCGACCCGTGTCTCACGGACGCGAAGCAGTCCTGGTATCCCTTCGATTCCGGCGACGGCCCGGCGCCGACGGCTGCCGACGGCACGCCGCTGGAGGCACAGAGCGATGACTGA
- a CDS encoding urease accessory protein UreE: MDLYDTYIGNTADEAVASRVERAATRELTLDETTRRRSRFRTETEDGTDVGVVTGKAGSLEPGDVLASDDAAALLVVGLAARDALVVDLHEADATPEAMALAAKLGHVVGNRHRDLAVRGASVLVALDESVERHREEVAAHLPDGATTRVEAVDPMRFDDGTPDHAHGDDHVHEHGDTHEHDHGNATGVRAPNPDGGESK, from the coding sequence ATGGACCTCTACGACACCTACATCGGGAACACCGCGGACGAGGCGGTGGCATCGCGCGTCGAGCGCGCGGCGACGCGGGAGCTGACGCTCGACGAGACGACGCGGCGGCGCTCGCGCTTCCGGACTGAGACCGAGGACGGGACGGACGTCGGCGTCGTGACCGGGAAGGCCGGGAGCCTCGAACCGGGGGACGTCCTCGCGAGCGACGACGCGGCGGCCCTGCTGGTCGTCGGTCTCGCGGCGCGCGACGCGCTCGTCGTGGACCTGCACGAGGCGGACGCGACGCCGGAGGCGATGGCGCTCGCGGCGAAACTCGGGCACGTCGTCGGGAACCGCCACCGCGACCTCGCGGTGCGGGGCGCGTCGGTCCTCGTCGCCCTGGACGAGTCGGTCGAGCGCCACCGCGAGGAGGTCGCAGCACACCTCCCGGACGGCGCGACGACGCGCGTCGAAGCCGTCGACCCGATGCGCTTCGACGACGGAACGCCCGACCACGCCCACGGCGACGACCACGTGCACGAACACGGCGACACCCACGAACACGACCACGGAAACGCGACGGGCGTCCGAGCGCCGAACCCGGACGGGGGCGAGTCGAAGTGA
- a CDS encoding MFS transporter yields the protein MISKKTEQLVIATVGFFWAFLMWFSTAAFSTSIDSAFGLTTGGLALLASSALWLAPPGRVIAGWAADRFGAHNTFAAILAYSGLMSIASAFATNYDVLFVERLVVASAGISFVVGIQHVSQWFDDHEIGTAEGIYAGTGNAGAGVGALVLPRLYGTNFGDAFLHLGIVALVIAVVYKWRGEPAKDVATAETARSNAGIKDTLYVWTRFAAIGLMLAYAMSFGLEIAMNSWLPTYYASGFQDAIAGLGFTGVAAIQTAAGTFAAVQSFNASLFRPFSGYMSDLWQRKEWTPYPFLSAEQEYAPRVHWLMTALLLITLMMCALTVAGTMGLLPVSVVVLAGFGIAVSFGTGGVFAIVPLMFKDRPGIAAGFIGGISTAGGIVYPLVFGWIPDIHMGYAAVAIVFFVPFIAFFVWAMRSEQSLSEHGIGSRERWLGPEKPTNAVPGGDD from the coding sequence ATGATCTCGAAGAAGACCGAGCAGCTCGTCATCGCCACCGTCGGGTTCTTCTGGGCGTTCCTGATGTGGTTCTCGACGGCGGCGTTCAGCACGTCCATCGACAGCGCGTTCGGGCTGACGACGGGCGGGCTCGCGCTCCTCGCGAGCAGCGCGCTCTGGCTCGCGCCCCCGGGTCGCGTCATCGCGGGGTGGGCGGCCGACCGCTTCGGCGCACACAACACGTTCGCCGCCATCCTCGCGTACTCCGGCCTGATGAGTATCGCGTCGGCGTTCGCGACGAACTACGACGTGCTCTTCGTCGAGCGCCTCGTCGTCGCGTCGGCGGGCATCAGCTTCGTCGTCGGCATCCAGCACGTCTCCCAGTGGTTCGACGACCACGAGATCGGCACCGCGGAGGGCATCTACGCGGGCACGGGGAACGCGGGTGCCGGCGTCGGCGCGCTCGTCCTGCCGCGTCTCTACGGGACGAACTTCGGGGACGCCTTCCTCCACCTCGGCATCGTCGCGCTCGTCATCGCCGTCGTCTACAAGTGGCGCGGCGAGCCCGCGAAGGACGTCGCGACGGCGGAGACGGCGCGCTCGAACGCCGGCATCAAGGACACGCTCTACGTGTGGACGCGCTTCGCGGCCATCGGGCTGATGCTCGCGTACGCGATGTCGTTCGGCCTCGAAATCGCGATGAACTCGTGGCTCCCGACCTACTACGCGAGCGGGTTCCAGGACGCCATCGCCGGCCTCGGGTTCACGGGCGTCGCCGCGATTCAGACGGCGGCCGGGACGTTCGCGGCCGTCCAGTCGTTCAACGCCTCGCTCTTCCGGCCGTTTTCAGGGTACATGTCCGACCTCTGGCAGCGCAAGGAGTGGACGCCGTACCCGTTCCTCTCGGCCGAGCAGGAGTACGCGCCGCGCGTCCACTGGCTGATGACCGCGCTCCTCCTCATCACGCTGATGATGTGCGCGCTCACCGTCGCGGGGACGATGGGCCTCCTCCCGGTCTCCGTCGTCGTGCTCGCCGGCTTCGGCATCGCGGTGAGCTTCGGGACCGGCGGCGTCTTCGCCATCGTCCCGCTGATGTTCAAGGACCGCCCCGGCATCGCCGCCGGCTTCATCGGCGGCATCTCGACGGCGGGCGGCATCGTCTACCCGCTCGTCTTCGGGTGGATACCGGACATCCACATGGGGTACGCGGCCGTCGCCATCGTGTTCTTCGTGCCGTTCATCGCCTTCTTCGTGTGGGCGATGCGCTCGGAGCAGAGCCTGAGCGAGCACGGCATCGGGTCGCGGGAGCGCTGGCTCGGCCCGGAGAAACCCACCAACGCCGTTCCCGGGGGTGACGACTGA
- a CDS encoding urease accessory protein UreF: MTSDVDSDARASLSAYRLADSFLPVGGNTVSYGLEQFVASGRVETADDLGEVLESYLRRQVGPCETVAIRAAHDATDDLDALERVDDALLTRTLAAEFRESATKAGRRLLEVEAETSADSVVAAYEERVATADAPGTYPVALGLVAARRGIDPVEACLLHGHAFLTDMLGAAQRLLSLGHVAAQRLLDDLADVVADVVAANAERPLERMSPFAPLIDVHAMEHERADRRLFVS, encoded by the coding sequence GTGACGTCTGATGTCGACTCGGACGCGCGCGCGTCGCTCTCGGCGTATCGCCTCGCGGACTCCTTCCTCCCGGTCGGCGGGAACACGGTCTCCTACGGCCTCGAGCAGTTCGTCGCCTCGGGGCGCGTCGAGACCGCCGACGACCTCGGCGAGGTCCTCGAGAGCTACCTCCGCCGACAGGTCGGCCCCTGCGAGACGGTGGCGATCCGGGCGGCGCACGACGCGACCGACGACCTCGACGCGCTCGAGCGGGTGGACGACGCGCTCCTCACGCGCACGCTCGCGGCGGAGTTCCGCGAGAGCGCGACGAAGGCCGGCCGACGACTCCTCGAGGTGGAGGCGGAGACGAGCGCGGATTCGGTCGTCGCGGCCTACGAGGAGCGCGTCGCGACGGCGGACGCGCCCGGGACGTATCCGGTGGCGCTCGGCCTCGTCGCGGCGCGACGCGGCATCGACCCGGTGGAGGCCTGCCTCCTGCACGGCCACGCCTTCCTTACCGACATGCTCGGCGCGGCCCAGCGCCTCCTGAGCCTCGGGCACGTCGCCGCCCAGCGCCTCCTCGACGACCTCGCGGACGTCGTCGCGGACGTCGTCGCGGCGAACGCGGAGCGCCCGCTCGAACGCATGAGCCCGTTCGCGCCGCTCATCGACGTTCACGCGATGGAGCACGAACGCGCCGACCGCCGACTCTTCGTGAGCTAG